In Candidatus Bathyarchaeia archaeon, one DNA window encodes the following:
- a CDS encoding DNA-directed DNA polymerase I, producing the protein MMKLTQKRLDEFSWHETVKPKEKEEETLPLTKSLEEERRRRFEAPENLPPSYFVSATYDGKVGKAVIKLYEPVSGRIYFWYDNTGHKPYCYTNLSPLELEKIDRLMKHPGFNHFEIEEKYNPLLDRNVAVTKVVAKDPLAIGGRPKGCIRDLIPEEFPKVVPVPAESIKVWEAKIKYYQSYIYDRGLLPGMVYEVRNGSLVQTFLDEAEKMVRQIVGTFTDATAEELEHIEQWARLLEYPAPRFRYAAIDIEVQSPIPTRMPDPRLAEYPIVCVSIYGSDGQKRVLLLRRAGMHEGEEQLPDNVKMEFYDSEEKLIGAVFDVLWSYPFIITFNGDDFDLRYLAHRAEKFGFKRDEIPIELGKRVCLLKYGVHIDLYKFFFNRSIQIYAFNNRYRDVTLGDVGKALIGLDKIPLEKSIGELTYTELAKYCFRDAEITFKLASFDDELVLKLILVLARISSMPMEDVSRQGVSRWIRNFMHREHRRKGMLIPNAEDILALKGKTATKAIIKGKKYKGAIVVEPVPGVHFNVAVMDFPSLYPSIIKVWNLGYQSILCGHPECQSNLVPDTPHWVCRKKRALESLLIGALRDLRVYWYKPKSKDKALPPELRSWYNIIQGALKVILNASYGVFGAETFDLYCPPVAEATAAIGRHAITQIIRKAEELGIQVLYGDTDSVFLKNPTREQIQALEEWAEKTLKMGLDVDKVYRYAVFSTRKKNYLGVLEDGSVDVKGLTGKKRHIPPFIKKAFDKLKESLARVKTPADFEEAKKEIIQTIRDCYNRLKRREWESLNELAFNVVLGEELERYTKTTPQHVKAAKMLKESGMELKAGDLISFVKVVDEPHVKPVELATKDEIDVDKYIAYLHSTFDQVLDALGLDFEEIIGLTKLERFM; encoded by the coding sequence ATGATGAAGTTGACGCAGAAGCGCCTCGATGAATTCTCATGGCACGAAACGGTAAAACCGAAGGAAAAGGAAGAGGAAACCCTCCCATTAACAAAATCCCTCGAAGAAGAGCGCCGCCGACGTTTCGAAGCTCCAGAAAACCTTCCACCATCCTACTTTGTTTCAGCCACCTACGACGGAAAAGTTGGCAAAGCGGTGATAAAACTATACGAGCCCGTTTCCGGGCGAATCTACTTCTGGTATGATAATACGGGGCACAAGCCATACTGCTACACAAACCTTTCACCTCTTGAATTAGAGAAAATTGATCGACTGATGAAGCACCCTGGATTTAATCATTTTGAAATAGAGGAAAAATATAATCCCCTCCTAGACAGAAATGTTGCCGTAACAAAGGTTGTGGCTAAAGACCCGTTGGCTATTGGTGGACGCCCAAAGGGCTGTATTAGGGATCTTATTCCAGAGGAGTTTCCAAAGGTTGTGCCTGTTCCCGCCGAATCCATCAAGGTTTGGGAGGCCAAGATAAAGTATTATCAGTCCTACATTTATGATCGTGGACTTTTGCCCGGCATGGTTTATGAGGTTAGGAATGGTAGTCTTGTCCAGACTTTTTTGGATGAGGCGGAAAAAATGGTTAGGCAGATTGTCGGCACGTTTACTGATGCCACTGCCGAAGAGCTTGAGCACATCGAGCAATGGGCTAGGTTGCTGGAGTATCCGGCGCCGAGGTTTCGTTATGCAGCCATAGACATTGAGGTTCAATCGCCCATTCCGACGCGCATGCCGGATCCCCGCCTTGCAGAATATCCAATAGTATGCGTTTCAATTTACGGTTCGGATGGACAGAAGCGGGTGCTTCTTTTAAGGCGGGCAGGCATGCACGAAGGCGAAGAACAATTGCCAGACAACGTGAAAATGGAGTTTTATGATTCTGAAGAGAAGCTTATAGGGGCTGTTTTTGACGTGTTGTGGAGCTACCCCTTCATAATCACCTTTAACGGCGACGACTTTGACCTGCGGTATTTAGCGCACCGGGCTGAAAAGTTCGGCTTCAAGAGGGATGAAATTCCAATAGAGCTTGGCAAACGCGTCTGCCTCTTGAAATATGGGGTGCACATTGACCTCTACAAGTTCTTCTTCAACCGCTCCATTCAAATCTACGCCTTCAATAACCGCTATCGAGACGTCACATTGGGCGATGTTGGAAAAGCCCTCATAGGACTGGACAAAATCCCCCTAGAGAAAAGCATCGGCGAATTAACATACACAGAGCTAGCCAAGTACTGCTTCAGAGACGCTGAAATCACGTTTAAACTTGCAAGCTTCGACGATGAACTTGTCCTGAAGCTTATACTGGTCTTGGCTAGGATAAGCAGCATGCCCATGGAGGATGTGAGCCGTCAAGGCGTTTCCCGCTGGATAAGAAATTTCATGCACCGCGAACACCGCAGAAAAGGCATGCTGATTCCAAACGCGGAGGACATCCTAGCTTTGAAAGGCAAAACAGCCACAAAAGCCATAATCAAAGGCAAAAAGTACAAGGGCGCCATAGTCGTCGAGCCCGTGCCAGGCGTCCACTTTAACGTCGCCGTCATGGACTTTCCAAGCTTATATCCATCCATAATAAAGGTTTGGAACCTCGGCTACCAGTCGATTTTATGTGGGCACCCGGAATGCCAATCAAACCTTGTGCCGGACACACCCCACTGGGTCTGCCGCAAAAAACGCGCTCTGGAAAGCCTATTAATCGGTGCACTGCGGGATCTACGGGTTTACTGGTACAAGCCAAAATCAAAGGATAAGGCTTTGCCGCCTGAGCTTAGAAGCTGGTATAACATTATCCAGGGCGCCCTAAAGGTGATTTTGAACGCCAGCTACGGAGTTTTCGGCGCCGAAACCTTTGATCTCTATTGTCCACCAGTGGCTGAAGCCACCGCCGCCATCGGACGGCACGCCATAACCCAGATAATTAGGAAGGCTGAAGAGTTGGGCATTCAGGTGCTTTATGGCGACACAGACAGTGTTTTCCTCAAAAACCCAACAAGAGAGCAGATACAAGCCCTTGAAGAATGGGCTGAAAAGACGCTTAAAATGGGCTTAGACGTGGATAAGGTTTACCGATACGCGGTTTTCAGCACCCGCAAGAAGAACTATCTAGGCGTTTTGGAGGATGGAAGCGTCGACGTGAAGGGCTTGACGGGTAAGAAACGCCACATTCCACCCTTCATCAAGAAAGCCTTTGACAAGTTGAAGGAAAGCCTTGCAAGGGTGAAAACGCCGGCGGACTTTGAGGAAGCGAAAAAGGAAATAATTCAAACCATTAGAGATTGCTACAACCGCCTCAAGAGGCGGGAGTGGGAAAGCCTAAACGAGCTTGCCTTCAACGTCGTCCTAGGCGAGGAGCTGGAACGCTACACAAAGACGACGCCCCAACATGTTAAGGCGGCGAAGATGCTGAAGGAAAGCGGAATGGAGCTTAAGGCAGGCGACCTAATAAGCTTCGTGAAAGTTGTCGATGAACCCCACGTGAAACCCGTAGAGCTGGCAACAAAAGACGAAATAGATGTGGACAAGTATATAGCCTACCTCCACTCCACATTTGACCAGGTTTTAGATGCATTAGGCTTAGACTTTGAGGAAATCATCGGCTTAACAAAACTGGAACGCTTTATGTAG